A stretch of Electrophorus electricus isolate fEleEle1 chromosome 3, fEleEle1.pri, whole genome shotgun sequence DNA encodes these proteins:
- the traf3ip2l gene encoding adapter protein CIKS isoform X2, with amino-acid sequence MMLHILHYPFTTHSCNFPSFNFQEEKDENMNKSDTEDTFSDSRLAPEATSTRLPADHTLPRNKPSHSRLVAHADSCSSMSSDGQSSYSPYQPPLGLPSGYSPKTPFPSQVEGCFSTLEPHNEDWLQSRSYNSSVGGYSSGSHLSCLVSGDYCTYRSETCCSPSLSENHSPGVSSLEQPHSLHSIPTTLAQHGFYLAPCSCSSHGPPCSRPDQQHAYWDNPHALSYHMPWSSCPKNSKQSDQEFIHRHSFHPQPRSTSITPLSLEQRKVFVTYEADCDKHVKEVINFVALLRHNGFYTHIDMFEQQFRSINKIDFMERYITEKDYLIIIIISPKYYEIVTRASLYMENDETLNTVYIHKQLQNEFIQNGCKNFRFVPVLFPGAKKNTHIFSWPRDRDDILRRLMRVEKYNPPPIGQLPTIVSIPI; translated from the exons ATGATGTTGCACATTCTGCACTACCCATTTACTACTCATAG CTGCAATTTTCCATCATTCAACTTCCAAGAGGAGAAGGAcgaaaatatgaataaaagtgACACTGAGGACACCTTTTCAGACTCCAGGCTAGCCCCTGAAGCAACCAGCACCAGGCTTCCAGCTGATCACACGTTGCCTAGGAACAAACCCTCTCACAGCAGATTGGTTGCTCATGCCGACTCCTGCAGTAGCATGAGCAGTGATGGCCAGTCCAGCTACAGCCCTTACCAGCCTCCCTTGGGTCTCCCATCAGGTTACAGTCCCAAGACACCCTTTCCCAGCCAGGTGGAGGGTTGTTTCAGTACCCTAGAGCCCCACAATGAGGACTGGCTCCAGTCGCGCTCATACAACAGCTCAGTGGGGGGATACTCCAGTGGCAGCCATCTGTCCTGCCTGGTGTCAGGAGATTACTGCACTTACCGGAGTGAAACCTGCTGCTCTCCCTCTTTGTCAGAGAATCACAGTCCAGGTGTGAGCAGTTTGGAGCAACCCCACTCTCTGCACTCTATCCCTACAACTTTAGCCCAGCATGGCTTCTACCTGGCCCCGTGCTCATGCTCCTCACATGGGCCACCATGCAGTAGGCCAGACCAACAACATGCTTACTGGGATAATCCACATGCCCTATCATACCACATGCCATGGTCTTCAT GTCCCAAGAACAGTAAGCAGTCAGATCAAGAATTTATTCATag GCACTCTTTTCACCCTCAGCCAAGGAGCACAAGCATAACACCACTCTCCTTAGAGCAGC GCAAAGTATTTGTCACTTATGAAGCAGACTGTGATAAACATGTTAAAGAGGTCATCAATTTTGTGGCACTGCTGAGACACAATGGCTTCTATACTCAT ATTGACATGTTTGAACAACAGTTCAGGAGTATAAATAAGATTGACTTCATGGAGCGGTACATTACTGAG aAAGACTACCtgatcattatcatcatcagtCCAAAATACTATGAGATTGTTACCAGAGCCTCTTTATACATGGAAAATGATGAAACCCTCAACACTGTCTACATACATAAACAG TTACAGAATGAATTCATTCAAAATGGGTGCAAGAATTTCAGATTTGTTCCTGTACTGTTTCCTGGGGCCAAGAAA aacacacacatcttcagCTGGCCCAGGGACAGAGATGACATACTGCGTCGGCTTATGCGAGTTGAAAAGTACAACCCTCCTCCCATAGGACAGCTGCCCACCATCGTCTCCATCCCAATATAG
- the traf3ip2l gene encoding adapter protein CIKS isoform X1 has translation MMLHILHYPFTTHSCNFPSFNFQEEKDENMNKSDTEDTFSDSRLAPEATSTRLPADHTLPRNKPSHSRLVAHADSCSSMSSDGQSSYSPYQPPLGLPSGYSPKTPFPSQVEGCFSTLEPHNEDWLQSRSYNSSVGGYSSGSHLSCLVSGDYCTYRSETCCSPSLSENHSPGVSSLEQPHSLHSIPTTLAQHGFYLAPCSCSSHGPPCSRPDQQHAYWDNPHALSYHMPWSSCPKNSKQSDQEFIHRHSFHPQPRSTSITPLSLEQRKVFVTYEADCDKHVKEVINFVALLRHNGFYTHIDMFEQQFRSINKIDFMERYITEKDYLIIIIISPKYYEIVTRASLYMENDETLNTVYIHKQLQNEFIQNGCKNFRFVPVLFPGAKKCHVPSWLQNTHIFSWPRDRDDILRRLMRVEKYNPPPIGQLPTIVSIPI, from the exons ATGATGTTGCACATTCTGCACTACCCATTTACTACTCATAG CTGCAATTTTCCATCATTCAACTTCCAAGAGGAGAAGGAcgaaaatatgaataaaagtgACACTGAGGACACCTTTTCAGACTCCAGGCTAGCCCCTGAAGCAACCAGCACCAGGCTTCCAGCTGATCACACGTTGCCTAGGAACAAACCCTCTCACAGCAGATTGGTTGCTCATGCCGACTCCTGCAGTAGCATGAGCAGTGATGGCCAGTCCAGCTACAGCCCTTACCAGCCTCCCTTGGGTCTCCCATCAGGTTACAGTCCCAAGACACCCTTTCCCAGCCAGGTGGAGGGTTGTTTCAGTACCCTAGAGCCCCACAATGAGGACTGGCTCCAGTCGCGCTCATACAACAGCTCAGTGGGGGGATACTCCAGTGGCAGCCATCTGTCCTGCCTGGTGTCAGGAGATTACTGCACTTACCGGAGTGAAACCTGCTGCTCTCCCTCTTTGTCAGAGAATCACAGTCCAGGTGTGAGCAGTTTGGAGCAACCCCACTCTCTGCACTCTATCCCTACAACTTTAGCCCAGCATGGCTTCTACCTGGCCCCGTGCTCATGCTCCTCACATGGGCCACCATGCAGTAGGCCAGACCAACAACATGCTTACTGGGATAATCCACATGCCCTATCATACCACATGCCATGGTCTTCAT GTCCCAAGAACAGTAAGCAGTCAGATCAAGAATTTATTCATag GCACTCTTTTCACCCTCAGCCAAGGAGCACAAGCATAACACCACTCTCCTTAGAGCAGC GCAAAGTATTTGTCACTTATGAAGCAGACTGTGATAAACATGTTAAAGAGGTCATCAATTTTGTGGCACTGCTGAGACACAATGGCTTCTATACTCAT ATTGACATGTTTGAACAACAGTTCAGGAGTATAAATAAGATTGACTTCATGGAGCGGTACATTACTGAG aAAGACTACCtgatcattatcatcatcagtCCAAAATACTATGAGATTGTTACCAGAGCCTCTTTATACATGGAAAATGATGAAACCCTCAACACTGTCTACATACATAAACAG TTACAGAATGAATTCATTCAAAATGGGTGCAAGAATTTCAGATTTGTTCCTGTACTGTTTCCTGGGGCCAAGAAA TGCCATGTTCCCTCATGgcttcagaacacacacatcttcagCTGGCCCAGGGACAGAGATGACATACTGCGTCGGCTTATGCGAGTTGAAAAGTACAACCCTCCTCCCATAGGACAGCTGCCCACCATCGTCTCCATCCCAATATAG
- the traf3ip2l gene encoding adapter protein CIKS isoform X3, translated as MNKSDTEDTFSDSRLAPEATSTRLPADHTLPRNKPSHSRLVAHADSCSSMSSDGQSSYSPYQPPLGLPSGYSPKTPFPSQVEGCFSTLEPHNEDWLQSRSYNSSVGGYSSGSHLSCLVSGDYCTYRSETCCSPSLSENHSPGVSSLEQPHSLHSIPTTLAQHGFYLAPCSCSSHGPPCSRPDQQHAYWDNPHALSYHMPWSSCPKNSKQSDQEFIHRHSFHPQPRSTSITPLSLEQRKVFVTYEADCDKHVKEVINFVALLRHNGFYTHIDMFEQQFRSINKIDFMERYITEKDYLIIIIISPKYYEIVTRASLYMENDETLNTVYIHKQLQNEFIQNGCKNFRFVPVLFPGAKKCHVPSWLQNTHIFSWPRDRDDILRRLMRVEKYNPPPIGQLPTIVSIPI; from the exons atgaataaaagtgACACTGAGGACACCTTTTCAGACTCCAGGCTAGCCCCTGAAGCAACCAGCACCAGGCTTCCAGCTGATCACACGTTGCCTAGGAACAAACCCTCTCACAGCAGATTGGTTGCTCATGCCGACTCCTGCAGTAGCATGAGCAGTGATGGCCAGTCCAGCTACAGCCCTTACCAGCCTCCCTTGGGTCTCCCATCAGGTTACAGTCCCAAGACACCCTTTCCCAGCCAGGTGGAGGGTTGTTTCAGTACCCTAGAGCCCCACAATGAGGACTGGCTCCAGTCGCGCTCATACAACAGCTCAGTGGGGGGATACTCCAGTGGCAGCCATCTGTCCTGCCTGGTGTCAGGAGATTACTGCACTTACCGGAGTGAAACCTGCTGCTCTCCCTCTTTGTCAGAGAATCACAGTCCAGGTGTGAGCAGTTTGGAGCAACCCCACTCTCTGCACTCTATCCCTACAACTTTAGCCCAGCATGGCTTCTACCTGGCCCCGTGCTCATGCTCCTCACATGGGCCACCATGCAGTAGGCCAGACCAACAACATGCTTACTGGGATAATCCACATGCCCTATCATACCACATGCCATGGTCTTCAT GTCCCAAGAACAGTAAGCAGTCAGATCAAGAATTTATTCATag GCACTCTTTTCACCCTCAGCCAAGGAGCACAAGCATAACACCACTCTCCTTAGAGCAGC GCAAAGTATTTGTCACTTATGAAGCAGACTGTGATAAACATGTTAAAGAGGTCATCAATTTTGTGGCACTGCTGAGACACAATGGCTTCTATACTCAT ATTGACATGTTTGAACAACAGTTCAGGAGTATAAATAAGATTGACTTCATGGAGCGGTACATTACTGAG aAAGACTACCtgatcattatcatcatcagtCCAAAATACTATGAGATTGTTACCAGAGCCTCTTTATACATGGAAAATGATGAAACCCTCAACACTGTCTACATACATAAACAG TTACAGAATGAATTCATTCAAAATGGGTGCAAGAATTTCAGATTTGTTCCTGTACTGTTTCCTGGGGCCAAGAAA TGCCATGTTCCCTCATGgcttcagaacacacacatcttcagCTGGCCCAGGGACAGAGATGACATACTGCGTCGGCTTATGCGAGTTGAAAAGTACAACCCTCCTCCCATAGGACAGCTGCCCACCATCGTCTCCATCCCAATATAG